Proteins found in one Crassostrea angulata isolate pt1a10 chromosome 3, ASM2561291v2, whole genome shotgun sequence genomic segment:
- the LOC128178311 gene encoding tachykinin-like peptides receptor 99D, giving the protein MIISDSSGATSNGRLVVQWILFGLYLLTTAIAVPGNFVMVWQYRPKKTWRNKNIFISSIAVSDLGLAVVSVPFKVIGQHLYQSWPFFDLLCPFSSYLHLVLVVHRSQSLFLLTVYRHYVIFRSPQKVSLAMHGKIAYILTLLISIIVCLPVAIYSRVEHFDMAFQRRIKVCVEEWNSSKTRLYYTISIMILQYIIPLLILSISNFYIGFLVWVRKPLGENHPQKIKEMYLAKRRTVKVLICVAVSYAISWLPLHVITIIGSKEQQLMSTEHLQVLWMFSHWLAFTNCAIHPMNYFVMDGEFRKKSKKILFKCICFKARKSPSVTTFLKRGSENTSSVNTGRSSVRSWKETKC; this is encoded by the exons aTGATAATAAGCGACTCGTCTGGAGCCACCTCGAATGGACGACTAGTGGTGCAATGGATTCTCTTTGGATTATACCTCTTAACAACCGCCATAGCTGTTCCAGGAAATTTTGTCATGGTATGGCAATACAGACCTAAAAAGACATGGAGGAACAAGAACATTTTCATCAGCAGCATTGCCGTCAGTGACCTGGGACTTGCCGTGGTTTCTGTTCCATTCAAAGTAATAGGGCAGCATCTATATCAGTCTTGGCCTTTCTTTGACCTGTTGTGTCCATTTTCATCGTATCTCCATCTGGTTCTTGTCGTTCACCGCTCCCAGTCACTGTTTCTTCTCACTGTTTACAGACATTACGTGATATTCCGATCACCTCAAAAAGTGTCCCTAGCCATGCATGGAAAAATCGCCTACATCTTGACTTTGCTGATATCCATTATTGTTTGTTTACCAGTTGCAATTTATTCCAGAGTTGAACATTTCGATATGGCCTTTCAAAGGCGAATCAAAGTTTGTGTCGAGGAGTGGAACTCCAGTAAAACAAGACTTTATTATACCATTTCAATCATGATTCTCCAATACATAATCCCACTTCTTATCTTGAGCATATCCAACTTCTACATCGGATTTCTTGTTTGGGTCCGGAAACCTTTGGGAGAAAACCATCctcaaaaaatcaaagaaatgtaTTTAGCTAAACGACGG ACGGTGAAGGTTCTGATTTGCGTGGCGGTTTCCTACGCTATTTCATGGCTTCCTCTACACGTTATCACAATCATCGGAAGCAAAGAGCAACAACTAATGAGCACGGAACACCTTCAGGTGTTGTGGATGTTCTCCCATTGGCTGGCCTTTACAAACTGTGCAATACATCCTATGAATTATTTCGTTATGGATGGTGAATTTAGAAAGAAATCCAAGAAAATACTCTTCAAATGCATTTGTTTCAAAGCTCGAAAATCTCCTTCCGTAACGACTTTTCTTAAACGTGGAAGTGAAAACACTTCCTCGGTGAACACAGGAAGATCTAGTGTCAGAAGTTGGAAGGAGACAAAATGTTAA
- the LOC128178589 gene encoding cartilage matrix protein-like yields MESRVVNFIVLLTVVPAIHVSGSICQNKMADVVFLLDSSFSVWESDFAEQLKFVKSVVDNFQVGKDGIQVGVLSYSSEIQTNFFLNEYNDKEAIKSAVDKIQYLSTAGTDTAGALKYAREVMFHKKHGGRELASKIIILITDGMSHDSNATAKQAEKTKQAEINILAVAVGAPIMRELEMVASYPTTDSVFNVTDFSALPSIVQSLATTTCLVPDVPRDSEKTDTTTVSVVEDKIKKYCEKTPSDILFLIDSSSSIWPLHFRDIVQFTLKVIDLFDVSPNKTRIGVTLYSDDVKPVLHLDNQLNSKELKNTISNIHQLKGGTETGKALKHARENEFNENYSRKTAASKVIILLTDGQSIRPEDTLTEAKKLKEENITVFVIGIGNRTDREELKTIASSARHQYNLQDYNALSTIKNMLVVKTCTVHFQFQDSANDDSEETCWDTPRDVMFVYDSPAIGIHRSKIIRKAITEMYKLMLIGSNKTRAGVLSHYCPTDLDTGIQDFQNEQSFLQSVKRQPNDGLRRLLRVLRTRSFPREEHIKKPVKKVGIIFLDREEHDSRDVIEEARRTALTSRLFVITIGNRVASHAVESLCSDFKHRCVFHVSQYNSLVQYVPDIMDMVCYS; encoded by the exons ATGGAGTCTAGAGTTGTGAATTTCATCGTTTTATTAACG GTGGTTCCTGCAATTCATGTATCTG gAAGTATTTGTCAAAACAAGATGGCAGATGTTGTTTTCCTTTTGGATTCTTCCTTTAGTGTTTGGGAAAGTGACTTTGCCGAACAACTTAAATTTGTCAAAAGTGTAGTTGACAACTTCCAAGTAGGAAAAGACGGTATCCAAGTTGGAGTTTTATCTTACAGCAGCGAAATCCAAACCAACTTCTTTTTGAACGAATACAATGATAAAGAGGCAATAAAAAGTGCCGTTGACAAAATCCAGTACTTGTCAACGGCCGGAACCGACACTGCTGGTGCTCTGAAATATGCCCGTGAAGTCATGTTTCACAAGAAACATGGCGGACGGGAATTGgcttcaaaaattattattcttattaCGGACGGGATGTCTCACGACTCAAACGCAACAGCCAAACAAGCGGAGAAAACTAAACAGGCCGAGATCAACATTCTGGCGGTTGCCGTCGGAGCGCCCATCATGCGAGAACTAGAAATGGTTGCAAGTTATCCTACTACGGATTCTGTTTTCAACGTGACCGATTTCAGTGCGTTGCCTTCAATTGTCCAGTCTCTCGCCACAACTACCTGTTTAG TTCCTGATGTTCCACGAGATAGTGAAAAAACAGACACTACAACCGTTTCAGTAGTTGAagacaaaataaagaaat atTGCGAGAAGACACCATCAGATATTCTTTTCCTAATCGACAGTTCCAGTAGCATTTGGCCTCTGCATTTTCGGGACATTGTTCAATTCACATTGAAAGTAATCGATCTCTTTGACGTCAGTCCAAATAAGACTCGAATTGGCGTAACTTTGTACTCTGATGACGTAAAACCCGTGCTACACCTCGACAACCAATTAAATTCAAAGGAACTTAAAAACACTATTTCAAACATTCACCAATTAAAAGGAGGCACCGAGACGGGAAAAGCACTGAAGCATGCTAGAGAAAATGAATTTAACGAAAATTACAGTCGTAAAACTGCTGCGTCAAAAGTGATCATATTGCTAACCGATGGACAGTCGATTAGACCAGAAGATACGCTGACAGAAGCCAAGAAACTAAAGGAAGAAAACATAACTGTATTTGTCATCGGAATAGGAAATAGAACAGACAGAGAGGAACTGAAAACCATTGCTTCAAGTGCTCGACATCAATACAATCTTCAAGATTACAACGCCCTTTCTACCATCAAAAACATGCTGGTTGTGAAGACTTGCACGG tTCATTTCCAATTTCAAGATTCTGCCAACGATGACTCTGAAG aaactTGCTGGGATACGCCTAGGGATGTGATGTTCGTTTACGACTCTCCAGCTATTGGAATTCATCGGTCTAAGATAATCAGAAAAGCCATTACTGAAATGTATAAACTGATGCTTATTGGTTCCAACAAGACACGGGCAGGTGTCCTTTCTCACTACTGCCCAACAGATTTAGACACTGGTATACAGGATTTCCAAAACGAGCAATCGTTTCTTCAAAGCGTTAAACGACAACCTAACGATGGACTGAGAAGGCTGCTCCGAGTACTCAGGACTCGAAGTTTCCCACGGGAAGAACATATCAAAAAGCCCGTCAAAAAAGTGGGAATTATTTTCTTAGACAGAGAGGAACACGATTCTCGTGACGTCATAGAAGAAGCGCGCCGGACTGCACTCACCAGTAGGCTCTTTGTGATTACCATTGGCAATCGTGTAGCATCTCACGCAGTGGAATCTCTGTGTAGCGACTTCAAACATCGCTGCGTGTTCCATGTTTCTCAGTATAACTCTCTGGTACAGTATGTTCCTGACATTATGGATATGGTTTGTTATTCGTGA